In Prunus dulcis chromosome 1, ALMONDv2, whole genome shotgun sequence, the following are encoded in one genomic region:
- the LOC117615089 gene encoding origin of replication complex subunit 6, whose product MDLSDIARKLDLSDSKHVIRRASELRRLCDIQFDSSIIGVGEVCKAVICLEIAATRSGLLFDRQKAIRLSGMSEKAYTRSYNSMQNGLGVKNKLDVRELAIQFGCVRIIPFVQKGLSLYRSRFLASLPASRRASADFTRPVFIAVAFYLCAKKHKLKVDKLKLIELCGASESEFSSVSTSMKDLCFDICGIEKEKKDPKNVKGNRELLDVLPEKRKLEDGGYSSDEGAEPSSYKKHKKMEKHAYEGWKTTVIASNNQTKAKVLCKPTRQTRLDFLKDVPDTQNLKAV is encoded by the exons ATGGATCTCTCAGACATAGCAAGGAAGCTTGACCTCTCCGACTCCAAGCACGTCATCCGCAGAGCCTCCGAGCTCCGCCGTCTCTGTGACATCCAGTTTGACTCTTCTATAATCGGCGTC GGTGAGGTATGCAAAGCTGTGATTTGCTTAGAAATCGCCGCAACAAG GTCGGGGCTTCTGTTCGATCGGCAAAAAGCGATAAGGTTGAGTGGGATGTCCGAAAAGGCTTACACCAGATCCTACAATTCCATGCAGAACGGTCTTGGGGTCAA GAACAAGCTGGATGTTAGAGAACTGGCAATTCAGTTTGGGTGCGTTAGGATCATCCCCTTTGTGCAGAAGGGTTTGTCTCT TTACAGGAGTCGGTTTCTTGCATCACTGCCAGCGTCTCGGCGGGCAAGTGCTGACTTCACTCGACCTGTCTTCATTGCCGTGGCATTCTACTTGTGTGCCAAAAAACACAAG CTAAAGGTAGACAAACTTAAGTTGATTGAGCTCTGTGGTGCATCTGAATCTGAATTCTCTTCG GTTTCTACTTCCATGAAGGACTTGTGCTTTGATATTTGTGGgattgaaaaggaaaagaaagatcCCAAGAATGTCAAGGGAAACCGAG AACTTCTAGATGTTTTGccagagaaaagaaaacttgaGGATGGTGGTTATTCATCTGATGAAGGAGCTGAG CCTTCAAGTTACAAGAAGCACAAAAAGATGGAAAAGCACGCCTATGAGGGTTGGAAAACCACTGTCATTGCATCAAATAACCAAACCAAGGCAAAAG TTCTTTGCAAGCCCACCAGACAAACTCGGCTAGACTTTCTCAAGGACGTACCCGATACCCAGAACTTGAAGGCTGTATAG